The segment ACGAAGCTGAACCGCTCCCACGCGGTGACTGGCCGCCGGGCGCTGATCCTGCCGACCCTGGGCCGTACGGACCGGGATGTGCAGGCGGGCGGGCGGCAGTTCGTCACCGTGGAGGACTCGATGGGGATGGTGCACGCCTCGCGGGGCAATCTGCCGCCCGCGAGTCCGTCGCTGCTGTCCGAGCCGGCGATCGTGGCCAGGCTGGCGAGGGCGGTCCTGGGTGCCGGGTCACGGACGCCGTGGGAGGAGTTCGAACGGGATTACGGCGCGATCCGCGACCGGATCGCGCGGGTGGTCCCCGGCTTCGAGGACTTCAACGCCCGGGCCGCCCGGCCGGGTGGTTTCACCCTGCCGCACGCCCCGCGGGACGAGCGCCGTTTCCCGACGGCCACCGGCCGGGCCAATTTCACGGCCGCGCCGGTGGAGTACCCCCGGGTGCCGGAAGGGCGGTTGCTGCTCCAGACCCTGCGCTCCCACGACCAGTACAACACCACGGTGTACGGGCTGGACGACCGCTATCGGGGGGTGCGGGGCGGGCGCCGGGTCGTGCTGGTGCATCCGGAGGACGCCGGGCGGCTGGGGCTGGCGGACGGGGCGTACGTGGATCTGGTGGGCGAGTGGCGGGACGGAGTGGAGCGCCGCGCACCGGGTTTCCGGGTGGTGCACTACCCCACCGCCCGGGGCTGCGCGGCCGCGTACTACCCGGAGACGAATGTGCTGGTGCCACTGGACTCCACGGCGGACACCAGCAATACGCCCGCGTCGAAGTCGGTGGTGGTGCGGCTGGAGCCGCGCGGCGACTGAGCGCCGGGGCACGGCGGGGTGCGGGCGACGGCACGCGGGCATCGCTAAGCGTCCGCTCAGTCATCTGATATGACGGTGCCTGTATGCCTGAGCAAGCAGGCAGTGCACTGGAGCGACCGAGATCGGAGCCGGGCCCATGGGTGAGCACCACACCGTGCAGTTCCCGCAGGACATCGTCGACGAGTACGCGGCCCTGGGGGTGGACCTGCCCGCGCTGTTCTCGGCGGGGCATCTGGGCGAGCGGATGGGGGTACGGCTTCTGGAGGCCTCGGCCGAGCGGGTCGTGGGCACCATGCCGGTGGAGGGCAACACCCAGCCGTACGGGCTGCTGCACGGCGGGGCGTCCGCGGTGCTGGCGGAGACGCTCGGTTCGGTCGGCGCCATGCTCCACGGCCGCAGCAGCAGGATGGCGGTGGGGGTGGACCTCAACTGCACCCACCACCGGGGGGCGCGTTCCGGTCTGGTCACGGGGGTCGCGACGGCGATCCACCGGGGCAGGTCGACGGCGACGTACGAGATCGTGATCACCGACGAGCAGGAGAAGCGGGTCTGCACGGCGCGGCTGACGTGCCTGCTGCGGGACATCGGGCCCGCCGACGCCGACCACGTCCCGGGCCGGGCCCGTACCGTCTGACCGAGCCGCACACTGGGGGCACCCCGGGCCGGTTCGGGTACGCCCGCCGGCCCGAGGGCGGCCCTCGCCGGGCCGCCTGCACCACAGCGCCCCGGATGACCTCCATCCCGGCGCCCGCACACCCCGGTATGCCGGGTTTGCCCCGGCATACCGGTGCTCGCCTCCCTCGCCCGCGACCGGCCGGACGACGCTGCGGCCGTCCCGGCGGACGGCCCTGCGGCCACCCGGCCCACCTCTTCACGCCCCGCGACGACCGCGCCGGACCCCGAACGCCGTCGTGGCCACGCCCCCACTCTCCGTGATCTTCGGAGGCGACGGCCGTCGCCGCCCCCGGAGCGCCCGAAACACAGGCTTCACATCCACGTCACCAACGATCCCCAGGACGGTGGACCCGCCACCGCCGGAGGGGCGTTCGCCGGAGGGAAGTTCGCGCCGCTACCCGGCGCCGCCCGTGCCATGACAGGGACATCTCACCAGTCGTGATGCATCTACGCGGGTCGATCGCCGCCCACCGGGGGCCGGCTGACGGACCGTGGCGTGCCCACCCCTGAACACCCGTACTCCACTCCGGCGTTCACCCCGTCCGACCGCGCGAAAGTGGATGCATATGCCATATAAGATATCGCGCCCCGGCGATAAATTTCACTCTCAGTAATCGGCCCCGGGGTCCGAAAAACGCCCTTCCGCCCCTCACCGACTATCGGACGGTCAGCGGGCCCCGAAAGACGTGATAGTGGAGATGACAGGACCAAGATTGCCTCAAGGACCTTAGCGGAACAGGGCGTTCTCACCATGTGGTCACCGACGAGCGGGCAGGAACCCCTCAGCGGGCCCCCATTCGGGCACACCGATATTCGACCTCGATAACAAGAACGTCACATCCTGACTTCCCTAGTGCCCTGCCCAACCACCTCCCCTTAGAGTCACCGCCAGTTACCGCGCCGCCGGGCGCATATCAGCACCGCGCATTCCCGTTCGGCCCGGCGACCAAACGGCACCTCTAGGGGGAGGGCCGTGCCAGGGAGAGGACATATCGTGCGAAACCGTTCCTTGCTCATACTTACCGCCGTGGTCACGACGGGAGCACTCACCCTCACCGCCTGCGGATCGCGCGATGACGACAAGAAGGGCAGCGACAGCGGTGGCGGCAAAACCACCGTCGTCATCGGCATCGACGCCCCGCTGACCGGCTCGCTCTCCGCGCTCGGCCAGGGCATCAAGAACTCGGTGGACCTCGCGGCCAAGACCGCGAACAAGGACAACGTGGTCCCGGGGGTCGAGTTCAAGGTCGAGTCCTACGACGACCAGGCGCTGCCCGCCTCCGGCCAGCAGAACGCCATCAAGCTGGTGGCCAACAAGGACGTCCTCGGTGTCGTCGGCCCGCTGAACTCGGGCGTCGCCCAGTCCATGCAGGGCGACTTCGCCAAGGCGAACCTGGCGCAGATCTCGCCGGCCAACACCAACCCGTCCCTGTCCCAGGGCGACAACTGGGGCTCCGGCGACAAGAAGCGTCCCTTCAAGACCTACTTCCGCACCGCCACCACGGACGTCATCCAGGGCAAGTTCGCCGCCCAGTACCTGTTCAACGAGGCCAAGAAGAAGAAGGTCTTCGTCGTCGACGACAAGCAGACCTACGGCGCGGGCCTCGCGGCGATCTTCGCGGACGAGTTCAAGAAGCTCGGCGGCACCGTGGTCGGCACCGACAAGGTCACGGTCAAGGAGACCGACTTCTCCCCCGCCGCCGACAAGATCAAGGCCTCGGGCGCGGACTCGGTCTTCTTCGGCGGTCAGTACCCCGAGGGCGGTCTGCTGGCCGACCAGATCAAGAAGGCCGGCGCCAACGTCCCGACCATGGGCGGCGACGCGCTCTACGACCCGGCGTACATCAAGGCCTCCGGTCAGTCGAACGACGGCGACCTGGCCACCTCCGTCGGCTACCCGGTCGAGATGCTGCCGACCGCGAAGAAGTTCATCGACGACTACAAGGCGGGCGGCTACAAGGACCCGTACGCGGCTTACGGCGGCTACTCCTACGACGCCGCCTGGGCCATCATCCAGGCCGTGAAGTCGGTCGTCGACGCGAACGGCGGCAAGGTCCCCGGCGACGCCCGCGCCAAGGTCACCGAGGCGCTCGCCAAGGTCTCCTTCGACGGAGTGACCGGCAAGGTCTCCTTCGACGAGTTCGGTGACACCACGAACAAGCAGCTCACGGTGTACCGGGTCGAGAAGGGCGAGTGGAAGTCCATCAAGAACGCCACTCTCCAGGACTGAGCCGACCGGCCCCCAGCATCTGACCCCAGCCGCGCGAGGGTGCAAACAGCGCCCTCGCGCGGAGTCATATCCGACACGCTCATCGGAGGCTCTGCGGTGAACGAACTGCCGCAACAGCTGGCGAACGGCCTAGCCCTCGGTGCCCTCTACGGCCTCATAGCCATCGGGTACACCATGGTCTACGGCATCGTCCAGCTCATCAACTTCGCCCACGGCGAGATCTTCATGATCGGGGGCTTCGGCGCCCTCACCGCCTATCTGATCCTCCCCGACGGGAGCTCTCTGATCGTGGCGATTCCCGTCATGATCATAGGTGGAGCCATCACGGCGGTCGCCGTCGCGACCGCGGCGGAACGATTCGCCTATCGGCCTCTCCGAGGTGCCCCCAGACTGGCCCCGCTGATCACCGCGATCGGCCTGTCCATCGCCCTCCAGCAGATCGTCTGGGCCTGGTACCCGGACGCCAAGAAGGCCCGCAGTTTCCCCGAGTTCGCGGGCAAGTCCTTCGAGATCACCGAGAACCTGCACCTCCAGCGGGCGGACCTCTTCGTGCTGGTCCTGGCCCCGCTCTGCATGTTCGCGCTCGGGCTGTTCGTCTCCAAGAGCCGCAGCGGCCGCGCCATGCAGGCCACCGCGCAGGACCCCGACACGGCCAAGCTGATGGGTATCAACACCGACCGCATCATCGTGATGGCCTTCGCCATCGGCGCCGGCTTCGCCGCGATCGCGGCGGTCGCCTACGGCCTGGACAAGGGCCAGATCCAGTTCGAGATGGGCTTCATCCTCGGGCTGAAGGCCTTCACCGCCGCCGTCCTCGGCGGGATCGGCAATATCTACGGAGCCATGGTCGGCGGGATCGTCCTCGGCGTCGCCGAGGCGCTGTCGATCGCGTACGTCGCCGAGATCCCCGGGATGCAGCAGCTCGGCGGCGGCGCCTGGGCCAACGTCTGGGCCTTCGTCCTTCTCATCCTTGTGCTCCTCGTGCGGCCCCAGGGCCTGCTCGGTGAGCGCGTCGCGGATCGGGCGTGAGAGAGATGACCACACAGACCTCCCCCACCGCCGGCTCCACCGCACCCGCGGACGCCGAGTCCCGCGCCCGTATGCTGCGCATGGTCGTGGCGGCCGGCGGTATCGCCACCGTCATCAGCACCTTCCTCGCCTGGACCTACACCGACGAGTTCCCCGGCGATCTGACGGTCTACGGCTACCCCGCCGGCCTCCAGATCCTCAGCCTCGTCGCCGGCCTGCTGGTCACCGTGTTCGCGCTGGCCGGCCTCGGCGTCAAGGGCCTCGGCTGGCTGGTGCCCGCCGGTTCGGCCCGGGCCCTGCGCATGCTCGCCCTCGGCGCCTTCGGCACCACCGGCTACACCATCGTCGCCATCGCGTACAACCTCGACGGACTGGTCAATGTGGAGCCCGGCGGCTTCGTGGCGCTGGTCGTCTCCGCCGTACCGCTGGCCGCCTTCGCGCTCCCCGACGACACCCGTCAGGTCGCGCGCCCCAGGGAACTGCCCTCCTGGGCCGAGATCCTGATCATCGTGGGCGTCTTCGCGCTCGGTCTCTACGTGATCACCTACGGCATCGACACCGAGTACGCCGAGCTGTTCACCGGCTATCTGATCCTCGTGGGCTTCGCCATGGCCGGACTGAACAAGGCCGGCCTCTCGGCCCGCCTGTCGGCCCTGACCGCCCGCTATCGCCAGATCACGGTGATCTCGGCGTTCGCCGCCGCGGCCGCGTTCCCGTTCACCCAGAACACCGACACGTACACCCTGATCGCGGTCAACATCCTGATCTTCGCGACGGTGGCCCTGGGTCTGAACATCGTCGTCGGTCTGGCCGGTCTGCTCGACCTCGGCTACGTCGCCTTCCTCGGCGTCGGCGCTTACACCGCGGCGCTGGTCTCCGGCTCCACGGCCTCCGCGTTCGACGTCCACTTCCCGTTCTGGGCCGCCGTCATCACCGGCGGTGTGGTCTCGCTGGTCTTCGGTGTCATCATCGGCGCCCCCACCCTGCGGCTGCGCGGCGACTATCTCGCCATCGTGACCCTGGGCTTCGGCGAGATCTTCCGGATCGCGATGCTCAACCTCGACGGCGACTCGGGCCCCGACATCACCAACGGCCCCAACGGCATCCCGAACATCCCCGATCTGGAGTTCTTCGGATTCAACTTCGGCGAGCCGCACAACGTCCTCGGCTTCGAGCTCGGCAGCTACGCCAACTACTACCTGCTGATGCTGCTGGTGACGGTGGTCGTGGTGATGGTCTTCAAGCGGGCGGAGGACTCCCGGATGGGACGTGCCTGGGTCGCCATCCGCGAGGACGAGACCGCGGCGACGGCCATGGGCATCAACGGCTTCCGGGTCAAGCTGATCGCCTTCGCCCTCGGCGCCTTCCTGGCCGGTCTGGCCGGTACCGTCCAGGCCCATGTCCAGCACACCGTCGTACCCGAGATGTACCAGTTCGCCGGGCCGGTCCCGCCGAACTCGGCGTTCCTGCTGGCCGCGGTGATCCTCGGTGGCATGGGCACGGTCAGCGGTCCGCTGCTGGGCGCCGCGCTGCTGTACATGATCCCGGCGAAGCTCGACTTCCTCGCCGACTACCAGCTCCTCGGCTTCGGCATCGCACTGATCCTGCTGATGCGCTTCCGTCCGGAGGGCCTGATCGCCAACCGGCGGGCCCAGCTGGAGTACCACGAGGGCGACGACTCCGACCCATCCGACCAGGGCGGCTCCGGCTCCGGTGTCGGCCTCAGCAAGGCGGGGGCGTGACCGTCATGACGACCACCACCACGACCACGGCGGAGACCGTGCTGGACGCCGGCGGCGTCACCATGCGCTTCGGCGGTCTGACCGCCGTGCGCTCGGTCGACCTCACGGTCAACTCGGGCGAGATCGTCGGCCTGATCGGCCCCAACGGAGCCGGGAAGACGACCTTCTTCAACTGTCTGACGGGGCTGTACATCCCCACCGAGGGGCGGGTGACCTACAAGGGCACCGTACTGCCGCCCAAACCGCATCTGGTGACCCAGGCGGGGGTGGCCCGGACGTTCCAGAACATCCGGCTCTTCTCCAATATGACGGTCCTGGAGAACGTCCTGGTGGGCCGGCACACCCGGACCAAGGAGGGCCTGTGGTCCGCGCTGCTGCGCGGCCCCGGTTTCAAGCGGGCCGAGGCCGAGTCGCGGGAACGGGCCATGGAGCTCCTGAGCTTCACGGGTCTGGCGGCTAAGGCCGACCATCTCGCCCGTAACCTCCCCTACGGTGAGCAGCGCAAGCTGGAGATCGCCCGCGCGCTGGCGAGCGATCCCGGGCTGCTGCTGCTCGACGAGCCGACCGCGGGCATGAACCCGCAGGAGACCCGGGCGGCCGAGGACCTGATCTTCGCCATCCGGGACCAGGGCATCGCGGTGCTCGTGATCGAGCACGATATGCGGTTCATCTTCAACCTCTGCGACCGGGTGGCCTGTCTGGTGCAGGGCGAGAAGCTCGTGGAGGGCTCGCCGGAGGTCGTCCAGGGTGACGAGCGGGTGGTCGCCGCCTATCTGGGGACCCCCTTCGAGGGCGCGCCCGGTGCCGAGGAGGTCGCCGAGGTGGAGGCGGCGGAGGCCGAGGCGTCCGCGAGTGCCCCCGCGGACGCCGCTCCCGACGGCGGCGAGAGCACCACCCGTACCACCGGCCCGGAGAAGGAGACCCCGTGACCGCACTGCTTGAGGTCGAGGACCTCCGGGTGGCCTACGGCAAGATCGAGGCTGTGAAGGGCATCTCCTTCAGCGTCGAGGCCGGTCAGGTCGTCACCCTGATCGGGACCAACGGCGCGGGCAAGACCACGACCCTGCGCACCCTGTCGGGGCTGCTGAAGCCGGCCGGGGGCCGGATCGTCTTCGACGGCAAACCGCTCGACAACATCCCGGCCCATAAGATCGTGGCGCTGGGCCTGGCCCACTCCCCCGAGGGGCGGCATATCTTCCCCCGGCTGTCGATCGCGGAGAACCTCCAGCTCGGAGCGTTCCTCCGGTCGGACAAGGCGGGCATCGCCCAGGACATCGAGCGGGCCTACGAGCTCTTCCCGATCCTGCGGGAGCGGAGCAAGCAGGCCGCGGGCACTCTGTCCGGCGGTGAGCAGCAGATGCTCGCCATGGGCCGGGCACTGATGTCGCGGCCGAAGCTGCTGATGCTCGACGAGCCCTCGATGGGGCTGTCGCCGATCATGATGCAGAAGATCATGTCGACCATCACCGAACTGCGGACGCAGGGCACCACGATCCTGTTGGTCGAGCAGAACGCCCAGGCGGCGCTCTCGCTGGCCGACCGGGGGCATGTGATGGAGGTCGGCAAGGTGGTGCTGTCGGGTTCCGGTCAGGAACTGCTGCACGACGAGTCGGTCCGCAAGGCGTACCTCGGCGAGGACTGATCACCGGCGACGGTACGAGAACGGCCAAGGGCCCGCGTCCCAGGGGGGATGCGGGCCCTTCGGTGTCCGGCGGGGCGGCCGGGCCGCCGGGCGGCGGCGGGCTCCGGGCGCTCGGGCTCGGGGCCGGGCCGTACCACCGGGCGGTACGGGTGCGCCGTCCACCGGGCGGTACGAATGGCCGGGCGGTACGGGTGCCGGGCGGGCCGGGGCCGTACCGCTACTGGCCCTTCGCGGCCTTCTTCTCCGCCGAGTCGGCGATGACCGCCTCGGCGACCTGCTGCATCGACAGCCGCCGGTCCATGGAGGTCTTCTGGATCCAGCGGAAGGCGGCGGGCTCGGCGAGTCCGTACTCGGTCTGGAGCACGCTCTTGGCGCGGTCGACGAGCTTACGGGTCTCCAGTCGCTGGGCGAGGTCGGCGACCTCCTTCTCCAGCGCCTTCAGTTCGGCGAAGCGGGAGACCGCCATCTCGATGGCGGGCACCACGTCGCTCTTGCTGAACGGCTTGACGAGATAGGCCATCGCCCCGGCGTCGCGGGCCCGTTCGACGAGATCGCGCTGGGAGAACGCGGTCAGCATCAGTACGGGGGCGATGGATTCGCCGGCGATCTTCTCGGCGGCGGAGATCCCGTCGAGGACGGGCATCTTCACATCGAGGATGACGAGGTCCGGGCGGTGTTCACGGGCCAGGTCGACGGCCTTCTGGCCGTCCCCGGCCTCACCGACGACCGTGTACCCCTCCTCCTCCAGCATCTCTTTGAGGTCGAGCCGGATGAGGGCCTCGTCCTCCGCGATGACCACCCGGGTGGTCTGCGGCGGGACGTGCGACGTGTCGTCGTCGGGGACGGGTGTCGGCTGGTCGGGGGCGGTCAACGGGACTCCTCATTCCAAGGCAGGGTGCTCCCCACGAGACTACCCAGCTCCTGTATGGTTGGGGCACGAAGGGGGCTAGCTTCCCTTTGTTTTCAAGGAAGCCCCGGTAGCCCAGCGGTAGAGGCAGTGGTCTCAAACACCATCCAGCGTGGGTTCGAATCCCACCCGGGGTACATTACCTTTGATTCCAAGGTCACGAGTTCGGCCCCTCTTCGGAGGGGCTCGATGCTTTTCGGGGGGCGTCCGGCGAGGCCCCCCTCACCCCACACACCGGCACCGTCAGACGGTCTCGGCCTCGCCGATGTGATGGACCCGGACCAAGTTGGTGGAACCGGACACCCCGGGCGGGGATCCCGCGGTGATCACCACGATATCGCCGGGCCGGCAGCGGCCGATCTTCAGCAACTCCTCGTCCACCTGGGCCACCATCGCGTCGGTGGAGTCCACCCGGGGCCCGAGGAAGGTCTCCACGCCCCAGGTCAGATTGAGCTGGGAGCGGGTCGCCGGATCGGGGGTGAAGGCGAGCAGCGGGATCGGCGAGCGGTAGCGGGACAGCCGCCGGGCGGTGTCCCCGGACTGGGTGAAGGCGACCAGGAACTTCGCGCCGAGGAAGTCGCCCATCTCGGCCGCCGCCCGGGCGACCGCGCCGCCCTGGGTCCGGGGCTTGTTCAGCTCGGTCAGCGGGGGCAGCCCCTGCGCGAGGACGTCCTCCTCGGCCGCCGCGACGATCCGGCTCATCGTACGGACCGTCTCCACCGCGTACTTGCCGACACTCGTCTCACCGGACAGCATCACGGCGTCCGTGCCGTCGATGACGGCATTGGCCACATCGGAGGCCTCGGCCCGGGTGGGACGGGAGTTGTCGATCATCGAGTCCAGCATCTGGGTGGCGACGATCACCGGCTTGGCGTTCCGCTTCGCCAGCTTGATCGCGCGCTTCTGGACGATCGGGACCTGCTCCAGGGGCATTTCGACACCGAGGTCGCCGCGCGCCACCATGATGCCGTCGAAGGCGGCCACGATCTCCTCGATGTTCTCGACCGCCTGCGGCTTCTCGACCTTGGCGATCACCGGCAGCCGGCGGCCCTCCTCGTCCATGATCCGGTGGACGTCCTCGATGTCCCGGCCGCCGCGGACGAACGACAGGGCGATCACATCGGCTCCGGTGCGCAGCGCCCAGCGCAGATCGTCGATGTCCTTCTCGGAGAGCGCGGGCACGGAGACCGCGACGCCGGGGAGGTTGAGGCCCTTGTTGTCGGAGACCATGCCGCCCTCGACGACGGTGGTGCGGACCCGGGGGCCGTCGACGGAGGTGACCTCCAGCGCGACCTTGCCGTCGTCGACGAGGATGCGCTCGCCGGGGGTGACATCGGCGGCCAGTCCGGCGTAGGTGGTGCCGCAGAGGTGGCGGTCGCCCGCGGTCTCCTCGACGGTGATGGTGAACCGGTCGCCGCGTTCGAGCAGTACGGGTCCCTCGCGGAACCGGCCGAGCCGGATCTTCGGCCCCTGGAGGTCGACCAGGACCCCGACGCTGCGTCCGGTCTCGTCGGACGCCTTGCGGACGTGGCGGTAACGCTCCTCGTGCTCGGCGTACGAGCCGTGGCTGAGGTTGAGGCGGGCCACGTCCATTCCGGCCTCGACCAGGGCCTTGATCCCGTCGTAGGAGTCGGTGGCTGGGCCCAGGGTACAAACGATCTTTGCTCGGCGCATGCGGCCGACCCTACGCCGTACCGATGGGTAGCGACGGACGTCCGGATGACTCCCCAACAACTTCTGCGTTAAAGGGTATTGACAGTGCGAGAAGTGTGCGAGGGGCTGCTCCGATGAGCGGTCCGCGCGGGCTCGCGAAGGGGGTCACAGGGCGGGCGGAGTGATCACGAAGCGGGCGTTCACCTGGGCGTGGACGGTCTGGCGGCGGGGTTCGAGATCCAGCTCGGGGGCGGCCTCGGCGAGGGCGAACCCGCCACCGGCGGCGCGGGCCGAGACCGCGATCGGGGCATCGTACGGATGCACCGCTTCCGCCGCCGCGTCGGCCAGCTCCACCAGGGCGACCGGCCGCGCGCCCAGCGCCTCGGCGTACTCCCGGGCCCGTTTGACCGCCTCCAGCACGGCCTGCCGCCGGGCCGCGCCATGGGCGGGGGAATCCGGCCGCAGTTCCCACCAGGGCCCGCTGACGGCGGTCAGCTCCAGATCGGCGAGCCTGCCGGTCAGCTCGCCGAGGACGGTGAAGTCGGCCACCTCCGCGTTGATGTGCACGACACCGTGGTACGTCCGGACCCCGTCGCCCCGGCCGCGCCGGGAGAGTTCGGGAGTGATGGAGAGCATCCCGGTCTCCAGTTTCTCCACCGCGTCGCCGTAGGACCGCAGAAGGTCGAGGGCGGCCTGGTTGCGCCGCGTCAGATCGTCCAGGGCGCCGCGCCGGTCGACGCCGCGGGCCCTGACCACGACCGTGATCCGGGCGATCTCGGGGTCGACCTCCAGCCGGGCTTCGCCGCAGACGGCGACCCGGGGCGCCGCGGGGGTGCCGTACGGCTGGAACGGCACGGGGGACACCTCGGTCATGGGGCGGGCTCCTTCGGGACGGCGCGCGGGGCGCGCTCCGGACGGCGTGACCCCAACTCTCCCACCCGGTGCGGGAAACCGCCGCCGGAGGGCGGCGGGTCCCGGGCCCGGTCCAGGTCAGATCCGGGTCAGATCCGGGCCAGGGGCGTCAGCCGCCGGACCGGTCCGGGGATCCCGGGCGCATCGGCCCGCTCCGGGCCGAAGCTGGTGAACGCGGTCCGGTGCGGCAGCCGGTAGGGCTCGCGGCCGGTGAGGGTGTTGAGGATGCTCGCACTGCGCCAGGCGGCGAGGCCGGGGGCGCCGGCGCCGTGGGTGTGGGTCTCCGCGTTCTGTACGTACACCGCCCCGGTCACCGACGGGTCGAGGACCAGCCGGAAGTCCTCGTCGATCCGGGGCCGGCCGGCGGTGTCCCGCCGCAGAAAGGGGTCGAGTCCGGCCAGTACCCCGTCCAGGGGCCGTTCCCGGTAGCCGGTGGCGAGGACGACGGCGTCGGTGGTGAGCCGGGAGCGGCTGCCCTGCTGGACGTGTTCCAGATGGAGTTCGACCCGGGTGGTGGCGACCCGGCCCGCGGTGCGGACCCGGACGCCGGGGGTGAGGACGGCGTCCGGCCAGCCGCCGTGCAGCGAGCGGCGGTACAGCTCGTCGTGGACGGCGGCCAGGGTGCCGGCGTCGGCGCCCCGGTGGAGCTGCCGCCGACGGGTCGCCGGTCCTTCGCGGACGTCCAGCGGCAGGGTGTGGACATAGCGGATGTAGTCGGGGGTGAAGTGTTCGAGGCCGAGTCGGGAGTGTTCCGTCGGCGCGAAGGCCTCGGTCCTGGCGATCCAGTGGAGCCGCTCCCGGCCTTCGGGGCGGGCTCTGAGCAGGTCGAGGAAGATCTCGGCGCCGGACTGCCCGGATCCGACGACCGTGATGTGCCCGGCGGCGAGGAGCAGGTCGCGGTGGCGGAGATAGTCGGCGGAGTGGACGACGGGGACGGCGGGTGCGTCGGCCAGCGGGCGCAGTGATTCGGGGACGTACGGCTCGGTGCCGATACCGACGGCCACGGAGCGGGCGTGGGTACGGCCGAGGGCGGCGGCCTCCCCGCCGGGTCCGGTCCGGGTGAAGTCGACCTCGAGCAGCTCGTGTTCGGGGTTCCAGCGGACGGCGTCGACCTGGTGGCCGAAGTGGAGGCCGGGCAGGGTGTCGGCGACCCAGCGGCAGTAGGCGTCGTATTCGGCGCGGTGGAGGTGGAGCCGCTCGGCGGCGTAGAAGGGGAAGAGCCGGTCGTGGGCGCGGAGGAAACCGAGGAAGCTCCAGGGGCTGGCGGGGTCGGCGAGGGTGACCAGATCGGCGAGGAAAGGCAGCTGGGGCGTGGTGCCGTCGGCGAGCAGTCCCTCGTGCCCGCCGAAGTGGGGTCTCTGCTCGTAGAAGGCGGTGTCCAGGCCGCCGGGTACCCCGTCGGCGAGGGCCGCGAGGGAGAGGTTGGCGGGGCCGATGCCGATGCCCACGAGGTCGAGGGCGCGGGGCTGGTCGGGTGCGGGCGTACCGGTCATCGGTGGGTGCTGCCTTCCACGAGGGCGATCGGTTCGGCCGGATCGCGCGGGGTACGGCACCGGCCCTGAGCCGGTGCCGTACCCCGGGCGCGAACCCGGCCGGGGACGGCGGTGCCCCGCTTCCCCGGCGCGACCGGCTCGTACGGCACGGCCATGGCGCGGCGCCTCCCGGCCGTCGAGCGTGTCGGCGCCACCGGGCCGGGGGCGCCGATGTGCTCAACGACCGGGAGGCCGACTGGTTGCCGGGGCGCACCCCCGCCGCCCGGCACGCGCCCCGGCGGCCGGCGGCGCCGGGCCCGCGCGGGGCGCGGCGGCACGTACCTCTACGGGCGGCGCCCTCCCCCGCGGGGCCGGGCGGGCCGCGCTCGCGGGTCCGGCGGGCCGCACCGCCGGGCGCATACGCCGGGCCGCATGGCTGAGCTCCCACCGGGGTGCCGCGCGCCGCGGTCGGCGGGGTGCCGGGCGGCGTGGTCCGCGGAGTGCCGGGCGCCGTAGGTCCGCGGGGCCTCAGGGGTCGTACGGTGAGCGGCGTCCGGCGTGGGTCAGACCGCGGCTCCCTCCGTGGCGGTACGGACCGTCAGCGCGCGGCGCAGATCGTCGAGCTGGTCGGCGAGGGAG is part of the Streptomyces qinzhouensis genome and harbors:
- a CDS encoding ANTAR domain-containing response regulator, with amino-acid sequence MTAPDQPTPVPDDDTSHVPPQTTRVVIAEDEALIRLDLKEMLEEEGYTVVGEAGDGQKAVDLAREHRPDLVILDVKMPVLDGISAAEKIAGESIAPVLMLTAFSQRDLVERARDAGAMAYLVKPFSKSDVVPAIEMAVSRFAELKALEKEVADLAQRLETRKLVDRAKSVLQTEYGLAEPAAFRWIQKTSMDRRLSMQQVAEAVIADSAEKKAAKGQ
- the pyk gene encoding pyruvate kinase, encoding MRRAKIVCTLGPATDSYDGIKALVEAGMDVARLNLSHGSYAEHEERYRHVRKASDETGRSVGVLVDLQGPKIRLGRFREGPVLLERGDRFTITVEETAGDRHLCGTTYAGLAADVTPGERILVDDGKVALEVTSVDGPRVRTTVVEGGMVSDNKGLNLPGVAVSVPALSEKDIDDLRWALRTGADVIALSFVRGGRDIEDVHRIMDEEGRRLPVIAKVEKPQAVENIEEIVAAFDGIMVARGDLGVEMPLEQVPIVQKRAIKLAKRNAKPVIVATQMLDSMIDNSRPTRAEASDVANAVIDGTDAVMLSGETSVGKYAVETVRTMSRIVAAAEEDVLAQGLPPLTELNKPRTQGGAVARAAAEMGDFLGAKFLVAFTQSGDTARRLSRYRSPIPLLAFTPDPATRSQLNLTWGVETFLGPRVDSTDAMVAQVDEELLKIGRCRPGDIVVITAGSPPGVSGSTNLVRVHHIGEAETV
- a CDS encoding SIMPL domain-containing protein; this encodes MTEVSPVPFQPYGTPAAPRVAVCGEARLEVDPEIARITVVVRARGVDRRGALDDLTRRNQAALDLLRSYGDAVEKLETGMLSITPELSRRGRGDGVRTYHGVVHINAEVADFTVLGELTGRLADLELTAVSGPWWELRPDSPAHGAARRQAVLEAVKRAREYAEALGARPVALVELADAAAEAVHPYDAPIAVSARAAGGGFALAEAAPELDLEPRRQTVHAQVNARFVITPPAL
- a CDS encoding lysine N(6)-hydroxylase/L-ornithine N(5)-oxygenase family protein, yielding MTGTPAPDQPRALDLVGIGIGPANLSLAALADGVPGGLDTAFYEQRPHFGGHEGLLADGTTPQLPFLADLVTLADPASPWSFLGFLRAHDRLFPFYAAERLHLHRAEYDAYCRWVADTLPGLHFGHQVDAVRWNPEHELLEVDFTRTGPGGEAAALGRTHARSVAVGIGTEPYVPESLRPLADAPAVPVVHSADYLRHRDLLLAAGHITVVGSGQSGAEIFLDLLRARPEGRERLHWIARTEAFAPTEHSRLGLEHFTPDYIRYVHTLPLDVREGPATRRRQLHRGADAGTLAAVHDELYRRSLHGGWPDAVLTPGVRVRTAGRVATTRVELHLEHVQQGSRSRLTTDAVVLATGYRERPLDGVLAGLDPFLRRDTAGRPRIDEDFRLVLDPSVTGAVYVQNAETHTHGAGAPGLAAWRSASILNTLTGREPYRLPHRTAFTSFGPERADAPGIPGPVRRLTPLARI